TTCGGGTTTAGGATGGCCAACTGTTTCTGAGACAAACATTTTTGTGATATATTTTGCCATTCCAGATTCACGAAGTCGGCGTTTTTGAGTCGCTGCGATTCCGTTGGTTACAATATAGAGTTGATGGTGATGACTCAAATCGTTTAGCAATTGGACAGCGTTTGGGATTGGATCATGACCTGCCGATAAAAATTGGCGATATTGTTTCTCATAGGCCACGCCATCAACATCCAAACCGTATTGGCTGAAGAATATTTGGAATCGGGTATTCAGTAATGTCTCTCGTGAAATCTCGCCACGCTCTAAACGGCGCCAAAGCCCTTCGTTCATTTGATGATAGTTTTGATAGGCTTTGGAAGTTAGTGGTCGATTGATTTGGTTAAACAGTTTTTGAATGGCCTGATGTTCTGATGCCTGAAAGTTAAGCAGGGTATCGTCAACATCGAATAAAAGGGTCGGATAGTTCACAAAATCACTCCTTGGCGTCACTAGTAATGACTTTGACTACTTTTTCGATGGCTGCAACTAAAGGACTATCTGGTGAAATGCCGGTTTCAGAGAAGCGGGACTGCCACCATTCTTTACGAATATCATTGATAATGGGAATAATTTTCTTACCGGTACCGGTTAAATTTAAATTAATTGCCTTACCGGTGCCGGAGGTCTTGGTGAGGTAGTCTAATTGCTCCATCTTTTTTATTTCTCGGGTTGCCAGACCCTTATCAATAACCAGCGATTTAGCAACCTGATTTTGGTTAATGTCTGGATGATCGCGGACAGTTAACAAAATACAGGCAGCAGTTGGATTTAGATGATGTTTTTTGAATTGTTTCCCAGTATCTTTGTAGTATTGACGATGTAAAATCGAAATATCTTGTGCCAGGTAACCGATATCTTTCAATGTAAAAATCCTTTCAAATTAGTGTTTAAAAATAAGGGAATAAAATCGATCATTATTGACACTTTGTAAGCTGTGTAAATTTCTTTCAAAGTGGGAATCTGTCGAAACTTCAGTTAATTTAAACAATTCTAGAATAATATATCAGCATGGTTAGCGCTTTTATTGCGATACCACCGCTGCATTTGTTGAAAATTATTTATTACTTACTTGATAAAGTCTACTGTTTTTTTGTTGACAATTCAACATAACGTGTCTATTATTTTGGTAAAGATTAAGTTGAATTGTCAACATAGAAAAGATGAGGTGCTTGATATGAGTAATGAAAAACGTGGATCCCAAGCTTTAATTCAAACGATGATTAACCAGGGTGTTAAATATGTTTTTGGTATTCCGGGTGCTAAGGTTGACCAATTATTTGAGGATTTAACATATAGTGATGATCCCAGAACACCCAAGCTAATTGTGGCGCGTCATGAACAAAATGCCGCCTTTATTGCGGCGGGAATTGGGCGATTGACTGGTAAACCGGGAGTGGTTGCCACCACATCGGGACCAGGTGTTTCCAACCTTGTAACTGGTTTAATTACGGCTACCACTGAGGCTGATCCCGTAGTCGCTTTGGGGGGGCAAGTGCCTCGTGACGATCTTGCACGATTAACTCATCAAAGTATTTCTAGTAAGGAACTAATGGCTAACGCAACTAAGAGCAGTGTTGAAGTTCAGGATGCAAATAATTTATCAGAAGCATTTGCCAATGCTTATCAATCAGCCATTTCACCCAAAGCAGGGGCTGCCTTTATCTCATTACCAGCTGATGTATTGAGCGATAAGGTAAATCGACCTGAGGTAAAGCCGTTGACGAAACATGAAAATGGTCGGGCTGCAGATGCAACTCTTGATCAAATTATCGAGTTGTTGAAACACGCGAAGTTACCGGTTATCTTGGCCGGCATGCGGGCTTCAACGCCGGAAAACACGGCTGCAATTCGCAGTTTACTTAAGAAGTTTCCGTTACCGGTTGTTGAAACTTATCAGGGTGCGGGGATTATCTCTCATGAGCTTGAAGATGATTTCTTTGGCCGGGTGGGCCTCTTTAGAAACCAAATTGGTGATACACTTCTCAAACGAAGCGATTTAGTTGTTTCGATTGGTTACGATCCGGTTGAGTATGAAGCCCGTAATTGGAATGTTGATCGAACTGGTAAAGTGGTTAATATTGACGATGTTGCACCCGAAATTAGTAAAGATTATCAACCGGATGTGATTGTGGTTGCAGATATTGCGGGTAGCCTGGATGCTTTGGCTGATCGCTTACCTGGCGAATTCAAATTATCAGCAGATACTTCCAAAACGTTGGATAATTTACGACAGGAATTTGATTCTGAAAACAAAGTACCAACCGATGTCAAACCGGGAACGGTTCATCCATTGGCAATCGTCCGGGCACTTCAGGAACGGGTTGACGATGATACGACTGTTACGGTTGATGTTGGTAGTCATTATATTTGGATGGCAAGGCATTTCCGGATTTATAAACCACGTCATTTGCTATTCAGCAACGGAATGCAAACCTTAGGTGTTTCTTTACCATGGGCGATTGCAGCAGCATTGGTTCGGCCCGGCAAGCCTGTCGTTTCCGTTTCCGGTGATGGGGGTTTCCTGTTTTCGGGTCAGGAATTGGAAACCGCAGTGCGTCTTAATCTAAATATTGTGCAGTTGATCTGGAACGACGGTTACTACGACATGGTTAAATTTCAAGAAATTGCCAAGTACGGGAAACCAGCCGGTGTTCAATTTGGTCCGGTTGACTACGTTAAATACGCCGAAAGTTTTGGTGCTCGTGGCTTGCGGGTAACCAGTCCGGATGATCTTGGTACAACCTTGGATCAAGCATTTAAGACAAAGGGTCCGGTAATTGTTGACATTCCAGTCGATTATAGTGATAACATTAAGTTAAAGTCAGCTTTATTGAAAGATATTTTAAACTAAACGATAAGGAAGTCTTACGATGGCAAAACACGCAACTTTATATCAACATGGCACGCTGGCCTTACTAGTACCAGGCTTGTTAACCGGGACGATTACGATGGCCGATTTACTGAAACACGGTGATACGGGAATTGGAACCGGTGATGGTCTCGACGGTGAGCTTATTATTTTGGATGGTAAGCCGTATCAAGTCGATCATAGCGGCAAGGTGAATGTTGTCCCGAAGTCGTTTACGCTGCCATTTGCTAATAGTCATTTTGCAAGATATGCGCCACTTGCCGAATTAGAAAATGTTGATCAGGATGAATTGGATAAGCAAATGCTCTCGTTAAGTCGAGCGGCCAATACCTTCTTTTCTGTTGAAGTGAAGGGGACGTTCGCTAATATCAAAACACGGGCAGTCGAAAAGTCGACGCCGCCTTACGATACATTGGCTAAAACTGCGGAGAATCAAAGCATTTTTACTCGCGATCAAATTGACGGCACACTATTAGGCTACTACTCGCCACAACTGTTCGATGGTGCGGCTGTTGCCGGTTTTCATGAACACTTCTTATCAGACGACCATTCTTTCGGTGGTCATGTCTTGGGCTTTCATTTAGTCAAGGGTGAAGTCACCTACCAGCTATTTGATACGCTTGAACAACATTTACCAGTCAATAACAAAGCCTATATGGCCCATGATTTTTCGAAAGATGATATTCTTGGAAGCATTCATAAAGCTGAGTAACAATAGCTAAGCAGTTTTAAACTAAAGGGGGCTGGGACAAAAGTAATTTTGTCGGCTCTTCGTCAACTGTTGTTGGTGAATCCATATTTCGAGTTCTAATCACTTCGTGATTAGGGCTCTTTTTGTTTTGATTTTGAAAACGTATAGTACTCGAGTTCTAAACCTCCAGAAGCTGCGATAGCCAAAACTGGCTCGTTTGATCGCCTTGATTTTATTATTAGAACCTTCCAAAGGACCATTTGAATAGTGTGTGGTAAAGGTGTTACGAATCTCATCATGATGGCTTTCAAGTGTTTTAATCGTGTTCTTCATTTCTTCAGAATACGTTTTGTTATTCCAAAATGCCGCATTGTAGTTATGCCAATCTTGATGTTGGACAGCTGACCGGACGCTGTTTAAGACTTGATAAGTTTGTTCTAGTTCTGAATCCAACGATAACAGCTGATGGACAACGTCGGTGGCAGCTATCCAGTAAGGAAAATTAGTCCACTTTTTGAATTGTTCAAAGTTAAGCTGTTCAGTTGGTACTAACAACAGCTTCCAGTAGCGCTTAAGGGCGTGAAATTCGCGAGAAGACGGGGTAAACTTCTTCATCACCTTGATTCTGGTTTTGTTAAACGCCCGATTTAGGGCGTTGATAATATGAAACTTGTCCATGACCACCATGGCATTGGGGAACACGGTCTGCACAAGCTTGGGGTAGGTATAATTCATATCAGTCACAATAATTTTGACGTTTTCTCGGGCAGCTTGATCGAAGCGGTAAAAATACTTCTCTAGTTTATTGATGGTTCGATAAGGGAGTAAGTCGATTAATTCATGGGTTTCGCCATTCATGAACTCAAAGCTCATGGCACCAGTAGCGCTCTTGGTACTCTTCACCTCATCCATTAAGATGATCTCTGGTAAATAGTGCCAATTGGTTTGAAAGTCTCGTTCAGCGCGCATTAACTGGCGGCCCACAAATGAATCTGATGCCGATACTTCATTGGCAATGTGCTTCAAAGAGACCGGTTCACCGAGCTTCTCTAGGCATTCTTTGCGGCTGGTGTTTGAAATTGTACAGTGTTTCGGAACTGCCACTGTTTGTGCAAGAAAGTTGCCGTGACATTCTTTACAGTGGAAATAGCGGCGCTTTAAGGCTAAGATGACGGTGTTGCTCAGAACCTTCGAGAATCTGATAGTGGTATTGCGCCAGCCGTAGTTAATAATCTTTTGATCATTGATAATCCCGCACTTGGGACAAGCCTTCGGCGTGTAATCCAAGTGGCCAGTTAAGCGAATAACCCCGTCTTCTCCAGTTTCACCGTCAGTAATTTTTAGGTTCTCGTCAGCTATTCCTAATAATAATTTTGTAGTATCATGACACATAGGGCATTTCCTTCTTTCTGAAAAATCTTCGTGGTGGTTGACTTGGATGAACGGACAGGAAATGTCCGCTTTTTTATTCTAGCCATAAATAAAAAATCTGTCATCAGTAATAGATGAAAATCTATTACCAACAACAGATATTGTAGAACCACATATTTGTAGGGGATTTGTAACTTCTAAGCAAAAACAGTTGAGGAATTATTAGTAGCATTGCAAAGCAACAGACATCGTAAGCTATTAGAAGACGGCTTGATAAGTTACAGGAGTGAAATAATGCTATGTCCGTGCTCTTTAAATGAATTTAGAAATATCTAAAGCGATGAGCGATTATGGAATAAAATTATTGGCGGAAGAAACCAAAAAATGCAAGAATTGATGTACTTGGCTAACATTAGATGTAAAAAATCAATATAGCTTCTTGAAAGTAGCTATAATTCTTAACGATGTTCGGGTTCTTTGGAAATCTTATTCTCTTTTTGTAGAGGTCTCGAAATCATAGCTGCTAGTTTATTGCAGCTGCTGTTTAAGTTCTGTAAACCATTTAAAATATTGTTGCGCAAAATAATTTTCTTTGGCATAAATAAAATATAGATCATGGGCAATTGTCCCGCGTTCAAGCGGTAGTTGTTTAATTGTCCCAGCTGCTAACTCTTTTTTGATTAATAAGCGATAAAGAAAGCTAATTCCTGATCCGGCACAGACCAATTGGCGAATTAAGGTTGGTTCAGAAATGGTAATTAACTGCTTAAAGTCATTTAAACTGATGTTTTCTTTTTGTGCCAAAGCAGTTAACAAGGTTCGTGATCCAGATCCGGGTTCGCGAATTAGCAGCGGGTAGGACGCTAATTCATTCCAACTAACAATTTTCTTTTTTGCTAAGGGATGAGTTGGGCTGCAAATGGGAATGAATTCTTCTTGGCTGAGGATATGGTATGAAAATTTAGCTTTATTAAAATTGCCTTCAATAATGCCAAAGTCCATTTTTCCAAGTTCGATTTGTTGTAAAATGTGTTGTGTATTTTCAGCTAAACAACTAATTTTTTGCAAATCATTTTTGAGTTGCAAAAATTCAATCAACTGACTACCAAAAACTTCACCTAATGAACGAGTGATTCCGAATTGAATCTCGTGTTTTTGGTGATCATCTTGTAAAATTTCCATTAACTGTGTTGTTTGCGAACGTATTCGGGTAAGAAAAACTGCTAATTCTTCGCCAGCAGGTGTAAGTTTCAGATAAGGCCGCTGATAATTAACTAATTTTATTTCTAATTGGTTTTCAAGCCGTTGAATTTGTTGGGTGACAGCTGGTTGAGAAATGAAAAGCTTAGCCGCTGTTTTAGTGTAAGAAAGGGTTTCACTTAAAATTAAAAAAGTTTGATATTCAGCAGTTATCATTGCAAGCTCCCATAAGTATTCATTATATTACTATAGCAAATAATAATTTTATTTTATGACTGATAGTTAGTATTATTAAAACATTACTTGGGAGGGAATGCTAGTGGAATTTTCAATAGTTTTAAAAACAAAGAGTTTTTGGTTAGCAACTGCGATGACACTGATTTGTGCTGTAATTGGTAGTTTGTTAGCACAATTGCCATATTTTTCGTTATTTGGAGCTTTAATTATTGCTTTGATTTTAGGGATGATATTTCAAACAGCAGGAACTTTAAAGAGTCAGGCTGGAATTGGAATTGGCTTTATTTCAAATAAATTTTTGCGTTTAGGAATTATTTTATTAGGATTTAAGCTAAATTTAATTCAATTGGCACAAGCGGGAATTAAAACGATTCTGTTAGCGGTGGTCGTGGTTAGTGGAACGATTTGTTTGACTTATTTTATAGAAAGAAAGTTTGGAGTCGAACCAGAATTAGCTATTCTGGCAGCCAGTGGAACTGGAATTTGTGGGGCAGCAGCAGTAATGGGAATTTCCCCGCAGATAAAAGTGCCGGCAAAACAAGCTGAACGTCAACGGGAGAATGAAGTTTTAGCCGTGGCAATTGTTGCAATTATGGGAACAATTTTTACTTTTATCGACCTAGGCTTAAAACCTTTGTTAGGGTTAAATGCCACTCAGTTTGGCGTTTTTGTCGGCGGATCATTGCATGAAATAGCTCATGCCGTTGCTGCTGGCAGTGCTGCTGGTTCAATCGGTTTAGACAATGCAATTATTACTAAGTTATCTCGTGTTTTAATGTTGGCCCCGGCAACGTTAGCCATTGGTTTCTGGTATCAAAAACACAGTCAAAAGACACAACCAGTTAGTGATAAAAAAGCTAAATTACCGATTCCTTGGTTTATGGGTGGCTTTATTTTAGCAAGTGTTTTAGGAACCTTTTTGCCATTTAGTACAGTAGCTTTAACAGCCTTGGTTAAAGTAGCTTATGTTTTTTTGGGGATGGCAATGGCAGCCTTAGGTATGAGTGTTAATTTTAGAGTTATTTTAAAAAGAGGGTTGCCGGCATTTGCTGCAGCTTTCATTTCATCAGTAATTTTGGCAATTGGAGTTTTAATTGCTAGCAAAATTTGGTTTTAAAAAAAGGCTCAGCAAGATTTTCTGGCTCTTCGTCAACTGTTGTTGGTGAATCCATATTTCGAGTTCTAATCACTTCGTGATTAGGGCTCTTTTTGTTTTGATTTTGAAAACGTATAGTACTCGAGTTCTAAACCTCCAGAAGCTGCGATAGCCAAAACTGGCTCGTTTGATCGCCTTGATTTTATTATTAGAACCTTCCAAAGGACCATTTGAATAGTGTGTGGTAAAGGTGTTACGAATCTCATCATGATGGCTTTCAAGTGTTTTAATCGTGTTCTTCATTTCTTCAGAATACGTTTTGTTATTCCAAAATGCCGCATTGTAGTTATGCCAATCTTGATGTTGGACAGCTGTCCGGACGCTGTTTAAGACTTGATAAGTTTGTTCTAGTTCTGAATCCAACGATAACAGCTGATGGACAACATCGGTGGCAGCCATCCAGTAAGGAAAATTAGTCCACTTTTTGAATTGTTCAAAGTTAAGCTGTTCAGTTGGTACTAACAACAGCTTCCAGTAGCGCTTAAGAAGCTGTCTAAAATCTCTTAAGTAATAGTGCTAAAAATGCTAAAACGACCATTTGCAGACTGGTGGTTAATTGACGCTCACAATTTTTCCAAAGTCGCCGACAATTCTCTAGCCAACTAAAAGATCGTTCGACTACCCAACGTTGGGGCATGACTTCGAATCGATGCAACTCATTGCGCTTCGCAACCTGCACGGTTGCGTTTAAATTACTGGCTACATCGAGCTGAAAATTAACGCCTGAATAACCACCATCAACTAAGACATTTTGAACCTGGCGTAAATGCATGGCATGTAAAGCGATCATTGCACTGGCCCCGTCTCGATCAGAGACGTTCGCTCGCGTCATGTGAATGGCCTGCGGAAAGCCATTGATATCAACTGCCAGATGGCGCTTAATCCCTGAGATTTTCTTACCAGCGTCGTAACCTTTGTTTTCAGCAGTAGCGGTGTTTTTGACGCTCTGAGCGTCAACGATAATAAAGGAAGTTAAAGCTGAACGTCCTTGGTAAGTTCGCCGAGCAATGACAATTTTTTTAAAACTTGTTCCAATAAAGAATCAGCCGTAGGCTCAGCTTTAGTTGACCAAATTTTGTAATAGTTGTAAACTGACCGCCATTCTGGGAAATCACCGGGGACTTGACGCCATTGGCAACCGATTTTCAAGACATATAGGACCGCACAGAAGACCTCGTAGAGGTCATATTTTCGAGGCTTAGTTCGCTTACGAAAATTTTCTAAAGCTGGTCGAATTAATTCAAATTGTTGCCGAGTAATATTGCTGGGATAATTTTTCATAGCTTAAACTCGCTTTTTACATAGAAGTATATCAAAAACCATAGATCTTGGACAGCTTCTTAAACCCAAAGTGGAATATATGCCCGAGGAGTGACAAGAGATCTGGTATGACAAACGTTGCAATGGCTACCAATGCAGCTGTGTGAAACACGAAAAAGATTGCATATGCTCCCAAAGCAACGAGAATAACGGCCAATACCGTTTCCCCTGTGCAATAGATTGCGGTCCGAAAAGCCATTTACAAAAATCAGCAAGCGGATGTTGGAAGAACCAAACAAACGGTGATAATACGATTGAAATAAGCTGATCCAGCGCGACTAGGACTTGATCTATAAATTGATCAAGCTGCCAATTCATCATTTTAAATGTCTCACTCATGTCCTTACCTCTATTCTCATTTTTCACGCACTTCACGTTTCCCATCGGGTCACCTATATGTTACTAATGTTTGTTGAACTTACAGGTGGTAACAATAGGGTACATCATTAGTTTTACTGGTTCTGGTGCAAATTTTCCTTGCTGACTTGATTTTAGTATACTGGGTGCCAAGAAACGAGGGATTGCGCGCATGAATCACTTTAAGGGACGCCACTTTCAAAAGGACATCATCTTAGTAGCCGTTGGCTACTATTTCAGATTCAGTTTCAGCTATCGTGACATCGTTGAATTGCTTCGGGATCGGGGTATCACTGTTCATCACACCACGGTCATGCGTTGGGTTCATCACTATGGCCCCATCTTTAAGGCTCTATGGCGTCGGCATCAAACAGCTCACGCTAAAAGTTGGCGAATCGATGAGACCTATATTCGAGTTAAAGGCCGTTGGGCCTATTTGTATCGCGCTATTGACAGTAACGGTTTGACCATGGATTTTGAGTTACGAAAACACCGCGATTATACCGCATCCTATCACTTTTTGAAGCGTCTCTTGACGACCAATGGTCGGCCTGATCGATTAGTCACTGATCAATATCGGGCAACACTGAAAGCAGTGAAGCAAATTTATTGAGCAAAATATGATAGACATTAAGTAATAAGTGTTACCCTTGAAAATGTAATGAAGAAACTATTGTGTTAGGAGGATTTTATGGATAAACGTAAAATTGTAATTGTTGGTGCTTCACATGGTGGTCATGAATCAGCAATTGAGCTGTTGGATAAATATAATGATGTAGATGTAACTGTTTATGAAGCTGGCGACTTTATTTCATTTATGTCCTGTGGTATGCAATTATACTTAGAAAATAAAGTTACGGCTGAAGATGACGTCAGAAACTTTGCTCCTGAAGATGTTGAAAAGAAGGGCGGTCATGTTTATGCCAACCATGAAGTAACCGCGATTCATCCTGAACATAAGACAGTAACAGTTAAGGATTTAACCAATAATTCTGAAGAAGAAGTTCAATATGATAAGTTAATTCTTTCATCAGGTGTAACGCCAAAGGTTTTACCAGTACCTGGCAATGATCTTAAGAATATCTATTTAATGCGTGGACGTGATTGGGCTTCTAAGTTAATGAGTGCTGTTAACAATCCAGCAATTAAGAATGTTGCTATTGTTGGTGCTGGTTATATTGGTACTGAAGCTAGTGAAGTATTTGCTAAAGCTGGCAAGCATGTAACTTTAATGGACATGATTGATCGTCCATTAGGAACTTACTTGAACCCTGAATTGCTTGATGTTTTGGAACCTACCTTTAAGAAGAATATGGACTTGAAGATGGGCGTTAAAATTGAAGGCTTCAACGGTAATGAAAAAGTTGAAAGCGTCAAGACCGATCAAGGCGATATACCAGCTGACTTGGTTGTTGTTTCAGCAGGGGTAACTCCTAATACTGATTGGATAAAGGGCACAGTTGATTTAGATCAAAGAGGCTGGATTAAGACTGATCCATACTTGAGAACGAATGTTAAAGACGTTTACGCTATTGGAGATGCAATTTTGCCACTTTCTATTCCAGCAGGTAAGCCAATGCCAATTGCTTTAGCTACTACTGCTAGAAGAGAAGCACAATATGTGGTTGATCATATCTTTGAAGATAAGCCAGATCGCGCTTTCAAGGGTGTTATCGGTGCTTCAGCTCTTAGCGTCTTTGACTATCACTTCGCTACTGCGGGATTAAATAAGTTTTCAGCTGCTAAGAATAAGCTTGATTATCAAACTAGCTTCTATGAAGATCATATGCGTCCAGCTTATGTCCCAGAAGCAGATAATCCTAAGGTATATGTCAGCTTAACCTTTAATCCATATACTCACCAAATCTTAGGCGGTGCTGTCCTTTCTAAGTATGATATTACTGCTCAAGGCAATGTTTTAGCTTTGGCAATTAGTCATAAGATGCGCTTGGAAGACTTGGCTGAACAAGACTTCTTCTTCCAACCAGGATTTGACCGTCAATGGAGTTTGCTTAACCTAGCTGCTCAACATGCATTAGGTATGGCAAGATTCTAATTTAATCGTTAATAAAAATAAATTATAAAGATAAAAACTAGTCATGTTTTTAACGGCTCTTTGTCAAATGGTGTTGAAGGATAGTTTCTATCCTTTGGAGATCTCCTCGTGTGGGAGATCTTTTTTGTTTTTTTATTAGTTGCGGCGTTTAATCTGGTGTGTCGTCTGAATATCGTACTTGAAGGCATAACAAATAAGCCTACCATCGTGACGTTATTGTGGTAGATAATCTAGGCAATCAGCTGGTAGACGCGTGTGAACATATTGGCCTGATTGGAGAAGCCATAACAAGCACGTTTGAGCTCCTTGATCTTACGGTTGATGCCTTCTATCGGTCCGTTAGAGTAGGACGATTTGGCGGCATTAATTACTCCATTAAGATTCTTTCGTAGGGTATGCATGGCCGTATCTAGGGGCGTGCCGTTAGGCTGATAGTTAGTGATGATATTCTTGAGTTCATCAGCGTGACGCCCCATCAAAGCATCGTGGAGATCGATGTAGGTTTCATAAGCTGTTTTGAAGGCCGGAAACGTATCGGTTCCAATATCAATAGCGTTCTGTTCGGTCGAGTACTCATTCAGGCCGAAGAGGTAGCGGCTCTTTTGTGCGTCAGGGGTGGCCTTGTGGAATAGGCGCCATAGTGATTTCAGTACTTTATATTCCCGCGAATGCTTGTCGAGTTGCTTTAAACATTGAGTGCGAATGGTATCCATCGTCCGGCCCATTAATTGAATAATGTGGAACCGATCAATAATGAGTTCGGCGTTAGGGAATAGTTCGTGCACGAATGCCTGATAGGAGGCGTTCATGTCCATGATGACGCGTTGAACCGCGGCCCGTTCTGCGGTGCTGTACTGACTAAGAAAGAACTGTTTGATGGTTCTATTAAGGCGGTCGCTAAGTACTTTAACTGATTTGTGAGTGTCGGCGTCAATGCAAATAAACGACATGGAGCCGTGCGTGGAACGGAATTCATCAAAGCATAGATTAATCGGTAACCGGCGGCTCGCGTGTGGATGAATATTAGCCGTCAAAATACGCTGAACTGAGTTTGTCGAAATACCGGTGAGACTGGCGATAGTCTTAGCCGGGAGTGATTTACTGGCTAGCTTCAGCACATGAGTCGCTAGTCCGTGACCGATGGCGTGGTTGGTTGATACCACTGGAGTGGTGGCCGTACAAGTGCTATGGCAGTTACTACAACGCCAGCGTTGCTTGTTTAGCTCTAGAATTACGGGCCGGTCCATGGGTCCTGAAATGTGGACATGAGTGAGCTTGTGTCCGTTAGGGTGCAACGTATTGTATCCACAGCTGGGACAGCGCCTGAGTGTGTAGGTAAGCTCTGCCTGGATGACCAAATACTTTTTGTGACCCGAGCCCCGACCATTAAATTCCTCACGAGTACCGAACACCTGAATGTTTGTGTCTGTAATTCCCAGTAATTTAAGTGTATTATCTAGTTGAGACATCTATTCCTACCCCGCTTATCTTGAGTTTCGTCGCTTAAAGCATAGCACTAGGGAGGCTTAGATGCTTTTTTTGTTATCAAAAAGGGCCTAGTACTTTTGGAATGGAAATACTTTCCAACACCAAAAATTCTAGACCCCTAAATTTGCGATCTACCACGTATGTTTAAATCAAATTTATTTTAAATATACCTTGTACAGTGAAGTTTACTGATTGTGTGATTTATGATAAAAGATTAATCTTTTATCATAAATCACACAATCAGTAATACATAAGTTAAGCTCAATCTTATTTACGTTTGGCAAGGCCTTCACGAATAATTTTTTCTAAGACATCAACAATTTTTTCGTCATTCTCAAAAGCGATGCGTTTAACTTCTTTATATGTGCTCATGCGAAGTTGAACGGTTTTAGTTCTTTCTGTTTCGAATTGGTATGGACTTTTTAGATTTTTAAGTTGTTCAGATGCCTTTTTACTAACTTTGTTTAAAAAATCTTCTGCCATGATAAATTACTCCTCTAACTGTTGAATTCTAAGTATTTGTTCATTAAGAACCATTTGGTACATTTGGATTGCTCTTTTATCCCAATGGTCTTTATTCCGTATTCCTTCATTAGCAAACGTTTTAACCCGTTCTTGAGTTCTAATTGAGTTTGAAAAGACCCCTTCGCCAAAAAAGTCTTTTGCTTGTGCAGAAATTTCAGTATCAACTTTTGCACGTGGCTTCATTAAGTACAATATGGCACCAACTAACTGAAAACTTCCATTGTATTGTTCACGTAGTTCACCTAAATGCGTAGCTGTTTTTAAAGAACTTGTATATGACTGCTTTTGAGTTTGTAAGACAATTGAGATGAAATCTGAAGCCATGATTGCGTTATTAGTAAAGACATTTATTGTTGGTGGTACGTCAATAAAAATATAATCGTAATTTTGTTTTAACTTTGAAAGCATTTGTGGTAATAGAATATTACGTTT
This genomic stretch from Pediococcus inopinatus harbors:
- a CDS encoding NAD(P)/FAD-dependent oxidoreductase, producing MDKRKIVIVGASHGGHESAIELLDKYNDVDVTVYEAGDFISFMSCGMQLYLENKVTAEDDVRNFAPEDVEKKGGHVYANHEVTAIHPEHKTVTVKDLTNNSEEEVQYDKLILSSGVTPKVLPVPGNDLKNIYLMRGRDWASKLMSAVNNPAIKNVAIVGAGYIGTEASEVFAKAGKHVTLMDMIDRPLGTYLNPELLDVLEPTFKKNMDLKMGVKIEGFNGNEKVESVKTDQGDIPADLVVVSAGVTPNTDWIKGTVDLDQRGWIKTDPYLRTNVKDVYAIGDAILPLSIPAGKPMPIALATTARREAQYVVDHIFEDKPDRAFKGVIGASALSVFDYHFATAGLNKFSAAKNKLDYQTSFYEDHMRPAYVPEADNPKVYVSLTFNPYTHQILGGAVLSKYDITAQGNVLALAISHKMRLEDLAEQDFFFQPGFDRQWSLLNLAAQHALGMARF
- a CDS encoding ISL3-like element IS1165 family transposase, whose translation is MSQLDNTLKLLGITDTNIQVFGTREEFNGRGSGHKKYLVIQAELTYTLRRCPSCGYNTLHPNGHKLTHVHISGPMDRPVILELNKQRWRCSNCHSTCTATTPVVSTNHAIGHGLATHVLKLASKSLPAKTIASLTGISTNSVQRILTANIHPHASRRLPINLCFDEFRSTHGSMSFICIDADTHKSVKVLSDRLNRTIKQFFLSQYSTAERAAVQRVIMDMNASYQAFVHELFPNAELIIDRFHIIQLMGRTMDTIRTQCLKQLDKHSREYKVLKSLWRLFHKATPDAQKSRYLFGLNEYSTEQNAIDIGTDTFPAFKTAYETYIDLHDALMGRHADELKNIITNYQPNGTPLDTAMHTLRKNLNGVINAAKSSYSNGPIEGINRKIKELKRACYGFSNQANMFTRVYQLIA
- a CDS encoding IS5 family transposase (programmed frameshift) → MKNYPSNITRQQFELIRPALENFRKRTKPRKYDLYEVFCAVLYVLKIGCQWRQVPGDFPEWRSVYNYYKIWSTKAEPTADSLLEQVFKKIVIARRTYQGRSALTSFIIVDAQSVKNTATAENKGYDAGKKISGIKRHLAVDINGFPQAIHMTRANVSDRDGASAMIALHAMHLRQVQNVLVDGGYSGVNFQLDVASNLNATVQVAKRNELHRFEVMPQRWVVERSFSWLENCRRLWKNCERQLTTSLQMVVLAFLALLLKRF
- a CDS encoding YeiH family protein; this encodes MTLICAVIGSLLAQLPYFSLFGALIIALILGMIFQTAGTLKSQAGIGIGFISNKFLRLGIILLGFKLNLIQLAQAGIKTILLAVVVVSGTICLTYFIERKFGVEPELAILAASGTGICGAAAVMGISPQIKVPAKQAERQRENEVLAVAIVAIMGTIFTFIDLGLKPLLGLNATQFGVFVGGSLHEIAHAVAAGSAAGSIGLDNAIITKLSRVLMLAPATLAIGFWYQKHSQKTQPVSDKKAKLPIPWFMGGFILASVLGTFLPFSTVALTALVKVAYVFLGMAMAALGMSVNFRVILKRGLPAFAAAFISSVILAIGVLIASKIWF
- a CDS encoding ParA family protein, which gives rise to MNGKTLLNFNFKGGVGKTTLTVMETYLLGQEGKKVLLIDFDPQGNATEIMKETYKADLKPELSLYEGLLGGNLSKSIVSVTNQIDMIPTDWTLSLWIGAVEKVSRVKRNILLPQMLSKLKQNYDYIFIDVPPTINVFTNNAIMASDFISIVLQTQKQSYTSSLKTATHLGELREQYNGSFQLVGAILYLMKPRAKVDTEISAQAKDFFGEGVFSNSIRTQERVKTFANEGIRNKDHWDKRAIQMYQMVLNEQILRIQQLEE